A segment of the Opitutia bacterium genome:
AGAAGAGCCCATCCAGCCGTCAGAGACAACGCGCGGAAAGTGACCGTAAATCGCGTGGCCCAGCTCCGCTCAGCATTTTCCGTTTCTCAAAAGGACTCACTGCACGCTCGCCCGCGCGTGTCTCACCTTTAACGATCGGCGGAAAGAATGAGCGCAGCGACCGACAATCCCGACATTAAGAAAAGATGGCCGAGATGGCTGCGTGTGTTTTTGTGGATGGAAGCCGTCATTGGTGTGTTCGTGTTGGCCGCGGTATTTGCCGAAACACCAGCTCAGCAGTTACGCAACGCCGTCATTGTCGGAGCAGTTGCTTACGGCCTCTATCGATGGTTGTGGAAGCAAGGCGACCAGAGGTCGGAGAAAGAGCCGATCCAGCCACTAGAGACAACGCGCGGGAAGTGACCGTAATTCGCATGGCCCAGCTCCGCTCAGCATCATCAGTTTTTCAAAGGGGCTCACTGCACGCTCGCCCGCGCGTGTCTCACCTTTAACGTTAGCCAAGAAGATGACCACCGTAGGAACACGCGTAGTTCTCACCGAAGACGAGGGGCGCAGGCTGTTCAAAGAGCAGCTACCGCTTTCGGGCACTGTCGAGCGGGAGATTGTCTCCATCGACGGGAGTCGATGGTCGCTTCTCGCTCTCGATCGCTCCTTCGACTACCAAGTGCAAGATGCGCAGACGAAGGCTTTCCGCGGATTTGAAGTGAAGAGGCTCTTGATTCGCTCTCGCTGGAGTGGCTATTCCGTCGGTGGCTCAGTGCCCACATCGGTGTTTGTGCTGATCGCTGGCGACGAACGCCTGTTCGACGAAGAAAAGATCGATCCAAAGAAATTCTATTTCGAAGCATGGGCCATGTGCGAAAATGAAAAGAAGGGCTAACAAGCGTCCAGAGCCAATGGCGGGGCTGCGCCCCGCCATGGCTCATCACTGAACGATCGGCGGAAGAAAAATGAAGATTACCGACTTCGCAGACATAACCTACGGCGTCATCGAGGGAACCGACTTCGAGGACTACATCCCGAGCTTGTGCCTACCCGGCAAAAACAAGATTAAGGCGCTTCAGGGCATCCCCAAAGAAGAAGAGAGCAATATTCGAGAGATCGCATTGGATTGGGCCACCAATTCCGCCGACGAAGCCGAAGAGTTCTTAGTCGCATTTCGTGAGGGTCCAGCGCACTTCAGGATTATCCGTCGATCCGATGGCGCGTTCGAAGAAGCCCTTTTCCCCGCTCAGAAGGCCGATCCAGCCGGCACAGACAACGACCGGGCTGCGCCCGGTCGTGTCTGACCTCAATCGATCGGCGGAAGAATATGAAAATCCACCACATCCTTTTGTCTCTCGGATTTATCGCTGTCGTGGCGTTCGCTGCCGAGCCGACGCCAGCACCACCAAAGGTGTCAAAAGAAGACGCCGCGAAGCTAGAAGAAGAAAAGAAGACGTGGCCCAAGACTGTGGACGAAGCAGTCACGCGCATCCTATCGACGATGCCAGAAAAAGACCGGAAGATCGTCAGGGACACGGCGGAAGATGACCTCATCCAGTTTCACCACGGCTGGGGCACGGGTATTCGGAATAGCTTTGGCTTATGGCGTGGAAACAAGGCCCTCATGGAAGACTGCAAGTCGGATCACCCCGACGATGCATCGATGGTCATTATCTTTGCCGTCTGGAAGCGGCTACAGAGTGAAAAGAAATGAAGAGGCCGATCCAGAGCACTACAGACAACGACGGGACTGCGCCCCGTCGTGTCTGACCGCAGTCGCTGGGCAGAATAAAGAAATTTACCATGACAAAAACGTTAAGAGCGAAGCCATCCTTGGTCTTCCTGCCCTACATCGCAAACGTCGGGCTCTACCTTTTCCTCCTGCTGCGTGGCGCGCGGGGCACTGGCATTTTTATCAGCGCGTTGATGGCAGCCGGAGGCCTCACCTTTCTCTATTTTATCATCAAGAAGGGATTTGTTCTGGGACGAGGCGGGCATTACTCGATAGACGGAAAGCCAAATGCATTTTGGACGAGCGCGGCGCTATGCTTTTGCTGGTATCTGGTGGTCACGCTCGTGGCTGTCGGGTTCTATTTCCAAGATCGCGCTCTCGGCATCATCAACTAGGCCATGAAGAAAGAGCCCAACCAGTCGGCACAGACAACTCCGGGCAGCTGCGCTGCCCTCCGTGTCTGACCTCAAACGTTCGGCAAAAGAGACGCGCGCACCATGAATCCAGAGGCTCTCGCTTCGTTGTCACCCGAAGAGAAGAAGGAAGTAAGTGCGCTCCGGAAGCAGTTCATTGCCGCGGTGAAGAAGACCAATCTCGGCGATGGCTCGGCGTTCGCGCGCCATTTTCAGATCAAAGAAGAAGCTGCATTCTTTGTCTGCTCCGACGGCAGTTCGTCACTTCCTGGGATCAAGACGAGATCAAGGAAGTCCCTGGAAGTTCTATTCGATGACGCCGTGGCAAACTACGGCAGATAAAATGGAGCCGAACCAGTAGGAATGAGAAGGCGTGAGAGGTCCGCGTCGCCGTAGAAGCGCGCGCGGTTCTACTCTCCGCCCTATGAACACAAACGAACTGACGATTGGATTGGATCTCGGGGACCGCCGGCATCACGTGTGCGTCCTCAGTGCCTTGGGTGAGATCATCGCCGAGGAAATTTTGCCCAACACCCGCGAGTGCCTCAGCGCCTACGCCGCGCGTTATCCGGGTGCGATGATCATCATGGAGACGGGCACGCACAGTCCGTGGGTCTCGCGGCTATCTGCACCTGATCAGGGCGAAGCAGGGAGATCGCTATCAGATCGGAAACAATCGAGGGCGCATCAACGGCTGGGTCGGCCTGAATGGCATCTTCGGCCGTTGCGTCAGCGTGGAAAAATGAAGAACCCAACCGACCGCCTTCTGTGGCCGCCGGTCGATCTCCCCTCACTCAGACATCCACGATCGCGATGCCGTGGGCTTCGAGTTGCAGCGGGCGCGTGGCGCGGGCGCCGCCGAGGGTCACGGTCGTGGGCTGCGGCTCGCCGGCGTTGTTGATCACGACGAGTTTCTTCACCGCCGGGAAGTAGCTGGCCTCGGTCTTCACGTTGCCCGCCTGCCAGGCGCCCCAAGCGGCGTCCTGCGACGCGGCCCAGTAGAGCGCGCGGTGCAGCAGGCGCGTGTTCTCGAAGTTGAACTTGAACCCGCTCAGATAAACCGCCCGGCCGCGGCCGAAGGCGTGCGTGGCGAGACGCGGCGTGCCGTCGCGCTCGGCGAGCACGGTCGTGTCGCCATCGAAGACATAGATGCCGTCGACATCCTTGCCGAGGTCGAGCGGCGCGGTGACGTCCGCGGTGATGAAGTGCGCCGCCACCGGCGCGGCGGGCGGAGCGAACTTGAACTTGCCGTTGGCAACGCGGTCGCCGGTGTCGCGGTCGAGGCCGAAGACACGCGCGAGTTTGAAGCACTGGCCGGGACGCGGGCGCGCCGAGGGCTCGCCAACGCCGATCACGCCGCCGCCCTTTTGCGCGAACTCCGTGAGGATTGTCTCGACGCGCGGGTCGTCCCAATAGTGTCCGCCGCTCCACGCGGAGCCGGCGCGACCGCAGTTGATCACGGCTTTCACGCCGCGCGGCACGCCGTGCTTCACCAAGTCGTCGAAGCTGATGAACTGCACGTCGAGCGCGAGGCCGGCGAGGGACTCGAGCACGTCGTAGAGCGCCACGCCCGGCGTGAGGTGGCCCGAGCACGTCCACGCGCGCAGGTCGCCCCACGCGGTGAGCACGGCGACCTTGAAGGGCGCGACCCACGGACGGCCGCCGGCGTGGAAGGATTTCAGGAGGCGGAACTCGCGCGCGAGTCCCTCGATGTAGTCCTGGAAATCGGGGAACGGCTCGACGAGCGACAGGTAGCCGCCGAGACCGATGCGATCGATGGGCGCGCGCACGAGGCCGCGGCGCGCATCGATCCAGAAGTTCTTCGCGTCGAGCGTGGGATTGCCGCCGGCCTTGAAGGTCGGCTCGCCCTTCAAGCCCGTCGGGAACAAATACGGGTGCAGGCGGAGTTCGCGCGTCTTCGCGCCGGTGGAGTGCGCGCAGAGGCGCACCTCGAAGGCGTTGAACACGCACTTGATCAGGCCGTCGAAGCCGAACTCCTTGAAGCGCGGGCTGCTCGGCTCCACGCCGACCCAGTGATCGTCGTAGAACACGTAGGCGAGCTTGCGGTGGCGGTGGACGAGGTCGATGCACTTGCGCCCGAACTCGATCACGAAGCCGTGGATGAAATCCATGTAGTCGCGGTAGCGGCGCGACGGGGCGTTGTGCGTGGAGTTGTAGAGGCCGCCGTTGACGAAGTCCTCCGACGTGAGCCGGTAGCCGTATTTCTTCTCGAACAGCGTGAGCGCGCGCGGGCTGACGGTCATCTCGTAATCGCCCCAGTCGGAATAAATGTCGCGCAGCTTCGCGTGGTCGGCGCCCCAGAACCACGAGAAGTTGTAGAACATCGAGGTGAAGCGGACGACTTTCGTGTCGGGGTGTTCGCGCAGCCACTGCTCCAGGAACTCCAGCAGCACCCGCTGCGTCTCCGGCTGCATCGGATCGACGGCGGCGAGATGCTCGCGGTCACCCCAGTTGTTCGTGAGGTGGTTATACATCGAGATCTCCTCCCAGATGCGGAAGGCGAGGAAGTTCACCGTGTATTGGTGGCCGGGCACGGTGCCCTCGATGGTGACGGTGCCTTTCTTCGCGGTGAACGACCACTTGGTCTTCGCGACTTCCTTGCCGGTCGTGCGGTCGAAAACCTGCCACCAGCGCTTGGGGCTGTCGCCGAAGTTCACCACGAATTGCTCGGTGTAGTAACCGGCCAGCAGCGTGATCGTCGTGCGCGCCTTCGCGGCGACGACCGGGAAGCTCATGAGGAAATTCTGCTGGAGCTTGTCGCGGTGCACGCGCGCCCACGGCTGCACGGAGCGCACGAGGCAGATCGTCGAGTAGATCGCGTAGCCCGACTGCACGATCTCGGGCGAGAGCTGCGTGCCGTCGGAGTCGCGGATGGTGTCGGCGCCCCATTTCTTCGCGAGGCGCAGCGTGAGCTGCTCGTAACCGGCTTCGCCGGGCAGCGTGAAATCACCGTGGGAGAGATTGGGAGGATTGGTCATCGAGGAGAGATTTCAGTAGGAGAAACCACGAATACACACGAATGGACACCAATGTGGACAACGCTCACGGCGGCATTCGTGTCCATTCGTGTTCATTCGTGGTTAATAAGGATCGAGTGCTCGGCTCAGAATCGCACCGCGCGCCACTCGTAGCGGCCGAGCTTCAACGCGCCGGCGGCGAGCGCGGCGCCGCTGACAGCGTCGGTCGCGGCGGCGGGCAACTGCACTTCGCCACCCGCGCCATCCATGTTCACGGCGATCCACAGCGTGCGGCCGTCGGTCGTGCGGCGCGGACACACGATCGTGCCGGGCGTGGCAGTGTAGCGATGGCGAACATCCGCGCGCGTCGCGGCGTGCGCGACGAGGCGGGCGAGCAGCGCCTGGCCGGCGTCGCCCTGCGGTTGCGCGGCGAGCACGATGATCGCGCCCCGGCCGAGCGGACGCTCCGTCGCGAACGCGAGTCCGGCCTCCATGCGATCGGTCAGCAGCGTGCCGAGGATCTTGGTCTCGGGCGCGGCGGGACGCAGCGCGTTGCACCAGCCGGCGAGCGGCGCCGTCACGCCGTCGCTCTCGGCCTTGGCGTCGATGCCGTTCACGGGAAACGAATAGACGACCTCCACGCCCGCGAGCTTTTCGAGCGCGCCGAGCGCGGCGTCGGTCGGCACGGTGTGCTCGGCGGTGCGTCCGCCGGAGAGCGGGCCGCAGATCCACACGCCGCCGTTGCGCACGAATTTCTCCGCCCTGGCCAGCACTTCGGCGCTGAGGTGCGGCACCATCGGGGTGACGAGCAGTTTCAACCCGTCGAGCGAGGCGCCTTCGAACCGGATGTCGCGCGGCACGCCGGCGTCGAGCAGCAGCGAGTGCCATTCGCCGATCGCCTTCTGGTAATCGACCGTGTGCGCGCGATTCGAGCCCAGCGGCTCCGTCTGCCACATGGCGCGAGCGAGATCGGACCACGTCACCGCGGCCTCCACCGGCAGCGGCTGGCTCGCCGCGATGAGCGGCTCGAGTTGCCGGCGCGCGGCCTCGACGCGCTCCACCTGCACGTAGCCGAGCGTGGGCTTGCCCCAGGCGCTGAGCAGCGCGCTGTGCGGGAGTTCGCAGCCGGTGCGTTGCTGCCGCCAGAGCCAATAGCAAAACGCCTCGCCACCGAGCGCGTAGTCGGCGACCGCCTCGGCCACGAGGAAGCCCGGCGGATGCGCCGGCTCGTGGTTGCTGAGCCAGCCGTTGTGCGCAGCGCTCGTTTCCATGACCCAAAACGCCTTGCCGGGCTTCGCCGCGCGGAAGAGGTCGTAGTGCACGATGAGATTCCGCCAGTCCTTGCTCGAGGGGTAATCGTCGAACGCCGCGAAATCCAGCGGCGCGTGCAGGCTCTCGAGCCCGACGCCGAACCAGCGCATCGTGTTGTGCGTGATCGGCGCGGCGGAGTGCTGGCGGATCGCCGCGCATTGCTCGGCGACGAAATCCGCCGTGCGCTCGCGGTTGAACATCCGGTAGGCCGTGCTGAGCGAGGCGTTGTGGAGGAACGGCGTGCGCAGCGGCGCCGGCACCTGATCGAAGCGCTGGTAACGCTGGCTCCAAATCTCCGTGCCCCACGCGGCGTTGAGCGCGCCGATCGTGCCGTGGCGTTGCTCGAGCCAGCGCTGCCAATTCGCGATGGCGGACGGATTGAAATCCTCGCCGACGTGGCATTTCAGCTCGTTGTCGATTTGCCATGCGATGACGGCCGGGTGCCGCCCGAGCGCCGCCGCCTCGGCCGCGACGATCCGCAGGCACGCCGCGCGGACGTCGGGGTTTTCATAAGACATGTGCTGCCGCGCGCCGTGGATCATGGCGCGGCCCTCGCCGTCGACGAACGCGCGCGCCGGGTGCCCGTGGCTCAGCCACACCGGCGGCGTGGCCGTGGGCGTGCAGAGCACGACGTCGATGCCCGCCGCATGCAGTTGATCGAACACGCGCTGGAAAAAACTGAAGTCGACATTCCCCTCGTGCGGCTCCATGCGCGCCCACGCAAACTCGCCCACGCGCACGACGTTGATGCCGAGTTTCTTCATCTCGGCGATGTCGCGCGGCACTTCCGCCTCGGGCCACAGCTCCGGATAATACGCGGCGCCGTGGTAGAGCTTGGTCCCCTGCCCGACCGCCGCGCGCAGACCCAGCGAGAGCAAACCAGTCACGACAACGGCAACGAGGAGACGAAGGCGGATTTTCATGGGGAGGGGTGAGCGACTGAGCCAATAGCACCACCGCCCGTCGGCAAAGCCAGTCGCATTCGGATAGTCCGGCGCCCTACTCCCCCTCGGGACGGAAGAGCCCCCGCACCACCTCCACCGTTACTTCGACCGCCGGCGCGAACGCCTCGCTCGCCGCATACGCCAGCAAGCTCGCGCGCCACTGTCGCGCCACCGGTTCGTTGGCCAAGTCCTCCGTCAAATCGACGCTGCTCACCAGCAACCGCCCCGCGCCCACGCGCGCCTCGAATGCCAGCGCGAGCCGCCGGCAAGTATACCAGTCGTCGATCACCTCGACCAGCGGCCGCAACTCGCGCGGCAGCGCGTCCACGATCAACGCGTCGGCCCGCCGCAACAGATGCCACCATTGCCAATCGCTGTGCGCCTCGGTCGGGAACTCCGCCAGCGCCGCGTGCCGTGGGTCGCACACGAGCCCGAGCGTGTGCGGCGCCTGCCGCTGCGTGCACCACGTGTTCCAAAAGATCGGCGTGAATCCCAACTCAACGCGCCCGAGCGCGTCGCCGCGCGCGCGACCACGGCCTCCGGAAAGCACGACGCGTCCACCGGCGCGCAACGCGTCCTCCGCGCGCGCGTCGAGCGTGCGCGTCACGAGGACGCCGGGTGGCACCGGCGCGGGTTCCGCCGCCGGATAAACCCACACGGTCCAGTCGTTCTCAATCGCCGTTCCCGCGAGGCCGGCCACGAGCCGCAGCCGCTGCGCGCGCCTCGCCACGCCGAGCGACGCGCGGATTTTTCCGAGCGCGAAAGGCGCGCCCAGCGGGACGTCGCGCGGTGCAAATTCACCCTGCGCGAGCACGCCGCCCGTCGCGTCTTCCACGCGCCAGCGCGCGACGGCACCGGTCAGGGGACGCGCGCCGAAGTGTGCAACTTCGAGGTCGGCTTCGAGCGTATCGCCCGCCGTGAACACGCGATGCAGCAGCCGCGCCAGCAGCACCGTCGGCGCACAGCAGCGCCGGAACTCCGCCGCGCTCGCGTAGCCCTTCGTCCGCCAAAACGGATCGAGCACGCCGACGGGCGCGTGGCCCTGCCCCGTGAAATCCTGCAGGCCTAGCAATTGAAACCCGCCGAGCCCGGGCGTGCGCAGCTGCGCCTCGATCTCCTCCTTGTAGCACGCGAACTGCAGTCGCCCCGAAGCGCGCGCGAACTCCGCGGCCCGCGCCTCCAGTCCGCGCTCGCGCAAGCGCGCCGCGAGGATCTCCAGGCTGCTCGGACGCAGCGGCCCCGTGTATTCCGCCGCCGCCGCCGGATCGGGGAACGCACACCATTGTCCGATTTCGTGACTGATGACCGGTGCGACACGGCGCTCCACGCTCGCGCGATAATCCGCGACCGTCGCGGGCGGCGTGGCGTTCAAGCGGCTCGCGAGTCCGTCGCCCCACTGGTGCGCGCGCGGCTCGGGCAGCACGTGAAAATCGTTCTCCGCCAGCTCCGGCCAGCCCGCCGTCCCGGTGTAGAGCCGCCGCGAGTCGAGCGCGCGCATCGCCTCGACCCAGCGCGCGAGATAGGCGCGATGCTGCGGCCCGCCGGGCTCGTTGCCCGCGGCGAACAGCACGAAGCACGGATGGTTGCCGTAGGCGCGCAGGATGCGCTCGCCCTCCGCGAGCGTCCACGCATCGACGCTCGCACCATCACCGATGCCACGCGGCGAGTTGAAGGCGAGCACAGCGACCGCGTTCGGCCAGGTGCCGGCCTCGATTTGGAAATACATCCCGAGCTCGTCGCCAGCCACGAACGCGGCTTCGGGCGGACACCACGAGTGGAACCGCACATGATTCAGCCCGTGCTCGCGGATCGCGCCGAGGATGCGCCGCCACTCGGCGACGTCGGTCGGCGGATGCCCCGTGCGCGGAAACTGCGCACAATCGAGCGCGCCGCGCAGGAAGAGCGGGCGGCCGTTGAGCAAGAGCCGCCGCCCGTCGCGCCGGATTTCGCGCAAGCCGAAGCGCACCGCGCGCGCTTCGCCATTCGGCAG
Coding sequences within it:
- the gnpA gene encoding 1,3-beta-galactosyl-N-acetylhexosamine phosphorylase, yielding MTNPPNLSHGDFTLPGEAGYEQLTLRLAKKWGADTIRDSDGTQLSPEIVQSGYAIYSTICLVRSVQPWARVHRDKLQQNFLMSFPVVAAKARTTITLLAGYYTEQFVVNFGDSPKRWWQVFDRTTGKEVAKTKWSFTAKKGTVTIEGTVPGHQYTVNFLAFRIWEEISMYNHLTNNWGDREHLAAVDPMQPETQRVLLEFLEQWLREHPDTKVVRFTSMFYNFSWFWGADHAKLRDIYSDWGDYEMTVSPRALTLFEKKYGYRLTSEDFVNGGLYNSTHNAPSRRYRDYMDFIHGFVIEFGRKCIDLVHRHRKLAYVFYDDHWVGVEPSSPRFKEFGFDGLIKCVFNAFEVRLCAHSTGAKTRELRLHPYLFPTGLKGEPTFKAGGNPTLDAKNFWIDARRGLVRAPIDRIGLGGYLSLVEPFPDFQDYIEGLAREFRLLKSFHAGGRPWVAPFKVAVLTAWGDLRAWTCSGHLTPGVALYDVLESLAGLALDVQFISFDDLVKHGVPRGVKAVINCGRAGSAWSGGHYWDDPRVETILTEFAQKGGGVIGVGEPSARPRPGQCFKLARVFGLDRDTGDRVANGKFKFAPPAAPVAAHFITADVTAPLDLGKDVDGIYVFDGDTTVLAERDGTPRLATHAFGRGRAVYLSGFKFNFENTRLLHRALYWAASQDAAWGAWQAGNVKTEASYFPAVKKLVVINNAGEPQPTTVTLGGARATRPLQLEAHGIAIVDV
- a CDS encoding glycoside hydrolase; its protein translation is MSSLPLHGEWFLALDRSDAGVAGRWFADRLADPSTVQLPGALAAQGHGDAPTPDSPWTGTIFDRGYFTAPEYAAFRPPAPVRLPFWLTPERIYVGVAWYQREIEVPAEWVGRRVVLSLERAHWQTRAWLDECELGTRDSLATPHDYELGVFTAPGRHRLTLRIDNRLLVDVGENAHSVSDHTQGNWNGVVGALQLRATALAWIDDLQVYPDVAARAVRVRGRVGVAEGKERAASVELTIARATVSSEASGRSLLAGDDPASITNEMSGSPASRLLQDGSVSVAGVVVPVAADGSFATTLALGADAPLWDEFTPALHTFTARLPNGEARAVRFGLREIRRDGRRLLLNGRPLFLRGALDCAQFPRTGHPPTDVAEWRRILGAIREHGLNHVRFHSWCPPEAAFVAGDELGMYFQIEAGTWPNAVAVLAFNSPRGIGDGASVDAWTLAEGERILRAYGNHPCFVLFAAGNEPGGPQHRAYLARWVEAMRALDSRRLYTGTAGWPELAENDFHVLPEPRAHQWGDGLASRLNATPPATVADYRASVERRVAPVISHEIGQWCAFPDPAAAAEYTGPLRPSSLEILAARLRERGLEARAAEFARASGRLQFACYKEEIEAQLRTPGLGGFQLLGLQDFTGQGHAPVGVLDPFWRTKGYASAAEFRRCCAPTVLLARLLHRVFTAGDTLEADLEVAHFGARPLTGAVARWRVEDATGGVLAQGEFAPRDVPLGAPFALGKIRASLGVARRAQRLRLVAGLAGTAIENDWTVWVYPAAEPAPVPPGVLVTRTLDARAEDALRAGGRVVLSGGRGRARGDALGRVELGFTPIFWNTWCTQRQAPHTLGLVCDPRHAALAEFPTEAHSDWQWWHLLRRADALIVDALPRELRPLVEVIDDWYTCRRLALAFEARVGAGRLLVSSVDLTEDLANEPVARQWRASLLAYAASEAFAPAVEVTVEVVRGLFRPEGE
- a CDS encoding beta-galactosidase, which encodes MKIRLRLLVAVVVTGLLSLGLRAAVGQGTKLYHGAAYYPELWPEAEVPRDIAEMKKLGINVVRVGEFAWARMEPHEGNVDFSFFQRVFDQLHAAGIDVVLCTPTATPPVWLSHGHPARAFVDGEGRAMIHGARQHMSYENPDVRAACLRIVAAEAAALGRHPAVIAWQIDNELKCHVGEDFNPSAIANWQRWLEQRHGTIGALNAAWGTEIWSQRYQRFDQVPAPLRTPFLHNASLSTAYRMFNRERTADFVAEQCAAIRQHSAAPITHNTMRWFGVGLESLHAPLDFAAFDDYPSSKDWRNLIVHYDLFRAAKPGKAFWVMETSAAHNGWLSNHEPAHPPGFLVAEAVADYALGGEAFCYWLWRQQRTGCELPHSALLSAWGKPTLGYVQVERVEAARRQLEPLIAASQPLPVEAAVTWSDLARAMWQTEPLGSNRAHTVDYQKAIGEWHSLLLDAGVPRDIRFEGASLDGLKLLVTPMVPHLSAEVLARAEKFVRNGGVWICGPLSGGRTAEHTVPTDAALGALEKLAGVEVVYSFPVNGIDAKAESDGVTAPLAGWCNALRPAAPETKILGTLLTDRMEAGLAFATERPLGRGAIIVLAAQPQGDAGQALLARLVAHAATRADVRHRYTATPGTIVCPRRTTDGRTLWIAVNMDGAGGEVQLPAAATDAVSGAALAAGALKLGRYEWRAVRF